The nucleotide window GGACTGACAAAGGATCCCGAAGGGTTATTGTCCACCATTTTCAGTGAATGCCAGACAGATATTCCGATGTTGCAGGCACGTTTGGAACAGCTGCTGAAGCAGATTCCTTCGGTCAAGGGACAGAGCCAATTATCCATGTCGACGGAAATGGTCCGCATCATTGGCAAAGCGCAGCAGCGCGCCGACGGGATGCACGATGAATTTATCAGTACCGAACACCTCATTGAAGCCATCGTGGAAGAAGGCGATGCCAAAATTCAGGAAGTATGCCGGCAATTCGGCTTGACAGGCGACAAGATCCGCCGGATTATCAAAGAAAATAAAAAGCAATCCGTTACCAGCGATAATCCGGAAGGAAACTACAAAGCCCTTGAAAAATACGGCCGCGATCTGACGGCAGCGGCCCGTCAGGGCAAACTTGATCCCGTAATCGGCAGAGATGACGAAATCCGCCGCACAATCGAAATTCTGTCGCGGCGCACGAAAAACAATCCCGTCCTCATCGGCGAACCGGGCGTCGGCAAAACGGCCATCGTCGAAGGGCTGGCGCGGCGCATCATTTCCGGCGACGTACCCGAATCGTTGAAGAACAAGACGCTTTACTCTCTTGATCTCGGCGCACTCATTGCCGGCGCCAAGTACCGCGGCGAATTTGAAGAACGGCTGAAATCCGTACTGAACGAAATCGCCAAATCGGCGGGACAGATACTCCTCTTCATCGACGAAATTCACACCGTCGTCGGCGCCGGCGCCTCGGAAGGCTCCATGGATGCAGGGAACTTGCTGAAACCGATGCTGGCTCGCGGCGAGCTGCGCTGCATCGGCGCCACAACGCTGAACGAATACCAGAAATATATTGAAAAAGACGCCGCCTTGGAACGCCGCTTCCAGCCGGTCATGGTCAATCAACCGTCTGTAGAAGACACGATCACGATTTTGCGCGGTTTGAAGGAACGCTACGAAGTACATCACGGCGTCCGGATCCGCGATAAAGCACTGGTTTCGGCAGCCGTTCTCTCGGACCGATACATTTCCGACCGCTTCCTGCCAGATAAAGCAATCGACCTTGTCGACGAAGCCGCCGCCAAATTGCGGACGGAAATCGAATCGATGCCGTCGCCCCTCGACGACATCCGGCATAAGATCATGCAACTTGAAATCGAAGAACAGTCGCTGACGAAAGAAACGGATGACGCCTCAAAAGAACGACTGGCCAAGATCACCGACAAAAAAGCCGAATTGAAAAAAGAGGAAAAGGCGCTGCAAGAAAAATGGGACAGTGAAAAGCAATCCATCCTTCATACACAGGCCATCAAAAAAGAACTCGACGAAGTCCGCCATCAAATGGAACAGGCAGAGCACGACTACAACCTGGCTAAAGCGTCGGAGTTGAAGTACGGCAAGCTGCCGGAGTTGGAAAAAGAACTGGCCGATCAGGAAAACCGTCTGGCCTCGGAAAACGACACACGTCTATTGAAAGAAGAAGTCGGCGAAGAAGATATCGCGCAAG belongs to Megasphaera vaginalis (ex Bordigoni et al. 2020) and includes:
- the clpB gene encoding ATP-dependent chaperone ClpB: MGNEKYTQKVMEAFQEAQQTAALHYHQQITAVHLLLGLTKDPEGLLSTIFSECQTDIPMLQARLEQLLKQIPSVKGQSQLSMSTEMVRIIGKAQQRADGMHDEFISTEHLIEAIVEEGDAKIQEVCRQFGLTGDKIRRIIKENKKQSVTSDNPEGNYKALEKYGRDLTAAARQGKLDPVIGRDDEIRRTIEILSRRTKNNPVLIGEPGVGKTAIVEGLARRIISGDVPESLKNKTLYSLDLGALIAGAKYRGEFEERLKSVLNEIAKSAGQILLFIDEIHTVVGAGASEGSMDAGNLLKPMLARGELRCIGATTLNEYQKYIEKDAALERRFQPVMVNQPSVEDTITILRGLKERYEVHHGVRIRDKALVSAAVLSDRYISDRFLPDKAIDLVDEAAAKLRTEIESMPSPLDDIRHKIMQLEIEEQSLTKETDDASKERLAKITDKKAELKKEEKALQEKWDSEKQSILHTQAIKKELDEVRHQMEQAEHDYNLAKASELKYGKLPELEKELADQENRLASENDTRLLKEEVGEEDIAQVVSRWTGIPVTKMMTGEREKLLHLEDVLHRRVVGQDEAVHVVSDAIIRARAGIKDPNRPIGSFIFLGPTGVGKTELAKTLAESLFDDERNIIRIDMSEYMEKHTVSRLIGAPPGYVGYDEGGQLTEAVRRRPYSVILLDEIEKAHPDIFNVLLQILDDGRLTDGKGRVVNFKNTVIIMTSNLGSHEILERDDFDEAEKAVRELLKQYFRPEFLNRVDDTIVFKALQEQQVRHIAGILLQRLSDRLEKQVKVTLTYSEKALDQLAAQGFDAHFGARPLRRLIVHTVETALSRKLIAGDVREGDTVSIDYVDDAFTFTPKRETV